A stretch of the Glycine soja cultivar W05 chromosome 13, ASM419377v2, whole genome shotgun sequence genome encodes the following:
- the LOC114381385 gene encoding uncharacterized protein LOC114381385 has translation MTSSSLHLLPLTYSDHAPQKPRSVLPIFGFINMTISSVVTIYRAHNNNDTPTVVFVGFVYFGSFLLDYCFRLYHSLPKSSSSNSHNIKRNVKIIIWVLISTIMLGFACEFSTFMSFLESSFFFGLVISGNIFLFYVYFIWEGDKSATTSACSNNDTCCYNDYDYKPILTEAKVDV, from the coding sequence ATGACTTCTTCATCACTTCACCTTCTGCCTCTTACCTATTCCGATCATGCACCCCAAAAGCCTCGTAGTGTGTTACCCATCTTTGGTTTCATCAACATGACAATCAGCAGCGTGGTCACAATCTACCGCGCGCACAACAACAACGACACTCCCACCGTAGTGTTCGTGGGTTTTGTCTACTTTGGTTCCTTCTTGTTGGATTATTGCTTTCGCTTGTACCACTCCCTACCTAAATCTTCATCATCCAATTCCCATAATATTAAACGCAACGTTAAAATCATCATTTGGGTCTTGATTAGCACCATCATGTTGGGATTTGCGTGCGAGTTTTCGACCTTTATGAGCTTCCTcgagtcttcattcttctttgggCTTGTGATTAGTGGCAACATCTTTCTTTTCTATGTGTACTTCATTTGGGAGGGTGACAAGAGTGCTACTACTAGTGCTTGCTCCAATAATGATACTTGCTGCTATAATGATTATGATTATAAACCAATATTAACAGAGGCTAAGGTTGATGTATAA
- the LOC114381089 gene encoding uncharacterized protein LOC114381089: MSSPLLPVATSSDAHAPNPRVLPLYDIFSFLSTTISSGIITYLAYTKNDTPMLLFAAFIYVVYFSVDFSPPPQQPKARGLHAVKLASWALLSSTMLGFACSFSTSLTPPESLCFFWVVLGGSALLHGAWMGDENFVSKKEQYADMVRSFAPIMLMFFGLGRHYLSTQLILHAAIMNARNLVRPTTICVNINTKQLSG, from the coding sequence ATGAGTTCACCGCTACTCCCTGTTGCCACCTCCTCCGACGCCCACGCGCCAAACCCGCGCGTGCTGCCACTTTATGACATCTTTAGTTTTCTCAGCACCACAATCAGCAGCGGCATCATAACCTACCTCGCCTACACCAAAAACGACACCCCAATGCTCCTCTTCGCCGCCTTCATCTACGTCGTTTACTTCTCCGTCGACTTCTCCCCACCACCACAACAACCCAAGGCGCGTGGGCTCCACGCCGTGAAACTCGCGTCGTGGGCGTTGCTGAGTTCCACGATGTTGGGATTCGCGTGTTCGTTCTCGACCTCTTTAACGCCGCCGGAGTCGCTGTGCTTCTTCTGGGTGGTGCTCGGTGGCAGCGCGTTGCTACACGGCGCGTGGATGGGGGACGAGAACTTTGTTTCGAAGAAGGAACAGTACGCGGACATGGTTCGGTCGTTTGCTCCGATTATGTTAATGTTTTTCGGTCTGGGGAGACATTACCTCTCGACTCAACTCATCCTACATGCTGCCATCATGAATGCGAGGAACCTCGTTCGGCCAACAACAATTTGtgtaaatataaatactaaACAATTAAGTGGTTGA